CTCGGCGGTTTCATTTTTCAGCTTTTGGGCTGTCGGAAAATGGCTCAAGCCACACTATCGCTCGGCTGGTATGCTGTTGGGTGCTGTATTGTTGGTGATTGCGCTGTTACCCTTATTGTGGCGTATGGAGTATATCACGCTACTGATTATGGGGATCGGCACCGCTATATTCCTGCCCTTGTATTTAATTCCTATGATCTCAGCGAGTTTTGATTTAATGGGTACGAGTGAAGGAGATGCGAATCAGAGAGTGGAACTGGTTGTACTGCGTGAACTGTGCTTAATGGTAGGACGGTTGACCGGTACACTCATTTTCTTGGGCGTCCTAAGTATCAGCAAGGCTCCTACAGCGATGATTTGGTTGTTGATTGGACTTGCATTAATGCCAGTGATCGGCTGGTTTTTTATGCGAAATGTGCTGAAGATGGAACAGAAGACAAAGCGAAGCAATTCTCATTCCCATGCACAACGCTGGCGCAAGCAAACGGAGTAACAGGAAAATTCAACACAAAAAGAACCTCAGAATTCACTTATATAGGCGAAAGGAGGTTCTTTTTGTATTCATATGTTAAACCATTGGTTTTGTTGCTTCTGGCGAGGGTTTGGTCGTACGGGTCAGAGAATACAGCTCCATTTCAGGTCGGTGTGTGCCCGTCAGTTCATCAGCCAATAGCTGTGCGGCCATCATATTCGTAACCGTCCCATTTCCCCCGTAACCCTCCAAGAAATAGCAGTTTGGAAAACGCGGATGTGGACCAATATACGGCAAGCCGTCGTGAGAGGAGCCGAATACAGCCGCCCAAGCGTAGTCGATCTGAAATGGCACACTGGGAAAATGCTCCTGTAGTGCTTGCAGCAGCTTTTGTTGTTGGTGTAGTAGCCTGATTTCACGTTGGTTGGCGTCCAATACAGGTTCATCCAAACCACCAATAATGATACGTCCTTCCGGTGTGGAGCGCATGTATAGATAAGGACGAGCAGTTTCCCAGATGAGACACTGTTCATGCCACAAGGGAGTATCTCCGATTGGATTGGTGGCGATAGCATATGAGCTTTCCAGAACGGCTCCACGGTCTGTTTTAATCTCCTGTGTTTCATAACCCGTTGCAAAAATGATTTTTTTCGCTCGGATAATGCCACCGCTGGTATGACAAACAACTTCATTTTCGTTAAATTCAAAATGCTTGGCTTCCGTATGCTCATATAAGCGTACACCGAGACGGCTGGCGGATCGAAGCAGTCCTTGGGCAAACAAAAATGGATTAACCTCGGCATCTTCGTGCGTGTATAAGGCTGCTGGTTTTCGAAAAGGAAATCGGGCAGCAATCTGTTGTTCATCCCAGTATTCGACAGGAAATCCAAACCGGATTAGCTGTCTGTACTCTTCTTGAATCGTCTGCACATCCTCCGATGTACTTGCATAGTACAGGCTACTTCGGCGTATAAAGGACGAATCAATTTCCAGCGTGGTAGACAGTTTTTCCAACTGATCCAGAGCATCTTTGCACATACGGTAAAACAGTACACCGTTCGTTTCACCAAACGTATTGATGAAGGACGTTAAGGTCTTATCATTGCTATATTGCAGCAGTCCGGTATTGGCCGAAGAACTTCCATGTACTAGCTTGCGCTTGTCAATAACCACGGTGTCTACCTGTCGTTCTCCCAACAGTCGGGAGCAGATCGATCCACCCATCCCGCCACCGATGATCAATACATCACAATTTAAATCCTCTGCCAAAGGCGGGAAATCCAATGTTTTCTCCAAGGTACTCGGCCAATATGTATTCCCGCTTATTAATTCCATATAAATAGCACTCCTCATAAGGTAATATGTAGTATTTCTTATGTGTACATAGTATTTCGCCAAAAGGACAAGATAACCAGCGTGCAACAAAACATTCAAGGAGGCACAGAGATTATGCAATCTA
The Paenibacillus peoriae DNA segment above includes these coding regions:
- a CDS encoding NAD(P)/FAD-dependent oxidoreductase, coding for MELISGNTYWPSTLEKTLDFPPLAEDLNCDVLIIGGGMGGSICSRLLGERQVDTVVIDKRKLVHGSSSANTGLLQYSNDKTLTSFINTFGETNGVLFYRMCKDALDQLEKLSTTLEIDSSFIRRSSLYYASTSEDVQTIQEEYRQLIRFGFPVEYWDEQQIAARFPFRKPAALYTHEDAEVNPFLFAQGLLRSASRLGVRLYEHTEAKHFEFNENEVVCHTSGGIIRAKKIIFATGYETQEIKTDRGAVLESSYAIATNPIGDTPLWHEQCLIWETARPYLYMRSTPEGRIIIGGLDEPVLDANQREIRLLHQQQKLLQALQEHFPSVPFQIDYAWAAVFGSSHDGLPYIGPHPRFPNCYFLEGYGGNGTVTNMMAAQLLADELTGTHRPEMELYSLTRTTKPSPEATKPMV